A stretch of the Aegilops tauschii subsp. strangulata cultivar AL8/78 chromosome 4, Aet v6.0, whole genome shotgun sequence genome encodes the following:
- the LOC109754525 gene encoding uncharacterized protein isoform X1 translates to MADSAALSSSLPRSLASRRPLSSPLRGGGGGRPRSPRRCRPGSRLRARARKGEPEDLYGPYPWEQPLDLTTGFDIEWVQEDKITLFTSDGLVQIGGNMVPRRVTASEKRQQKGKGKLRRFQESSYMDPNQSLCLGALFNIAATNGLDMGRRLCIFGFCRSIEMLSDVVEDTVLEHGGEIVTAEKASSDGLQEKLTMSVAVPLLWGVPPASETLHVAVRSGGGIVDKIYWQWDLF, encoded by the exons ATGGCCGACTccgccgccctctcctcctccctcccgcGCTCGCTGGCGTCCAGGAGGCCCCTCTCCTCCCCgctccgcggcggcggcggcgggaggcccCGGTCCCCGCGCCGCTGCCGCCCCGGCTCGCGGCTGCGGGCCCGGGCCAGGAAGGGCGAGCCCGAGGACCTCTACGGGCCGTACCCGTGGGAGCAGCCCCTGGATCTCACCACTGGGTTCG ATATCGAGTGGGTGCAAGAGGATAAAATCACGCTCTTCACTTCCGATGGGCTGGTTCAGATAGGCGGTAACATGGTGCCTCGCCGAGTCACCGCTTCCGAG AAGAGGCAACAAAAAGGAAAAGGCAAACTCCGCCGGTTTCAGGAGAGCTCTTACATGGATCCAAATCAAAGTCTTTGCCTTGGAGCACTGTTTAACATAGCAGCTACAAAT GGCCTAGACATGGGTAGAAGATTATGCATCTTTGGCTTCTGTCGGTCCATTGAAATGCTAAGCGATGTGGTGGAAGATACCGTCTTGGAGCATGGTGGCGAG ATTGTCACTGCAGAGAAGGCAAGCAGTGACGGCCTTCAGGAGAAGCTGACCATGTCCGTGGCGGTTCCATTGCTGTGGGGCGTCCCTCCGGCATCGGAGACCCTCCATGTCGCCGTGCGGAGCGGCGGAGGCATCGTGGACAAGATCTACTGGCAGTGGGACCTGTTCTAA
- the LOC109754525 gene encoding uncharacterized protein isoform X2: MADSAALSSSLPRSLASRRPLSSPLRGGGGGRPRSPRRCRPGSRLRARARKGEPEDLYGPYPWEQPLDLTTGFDIEWVQEDKITLFTSDGLVQIGGNMVPRRVTASEKRQQKGKGKLRRFQESSYMDPNQSLCLGALFNIAATNGLDMGRRLCIFGFCRSIEMLSDVVEDTVLEHGGEVLMSPLELYVPL, translated from the exons ATGGCCGACTccgccgccctctcctcctccctcccgcGCTCGCTGGCGTCCAGGAGGCCCCTCTCCTCCCCgctccgcggcggcggcggcgggaggcccCGGTCCCCGCGCCGCTGCCGCCCCGGCTCGCGGCTGCGGGCCCGGGCCAGGAAGGGCGAGCCCGAGGACCTCTACGGGCCGTACCCGTGGGAGCAGCCCCTGGATCTCACCACTGGGTTCG ATATCGAGTGGGTGCAAGAGGATAAAATCACGCTCTTCACTTCCGATGGGCTGGTTCAGATAGGCGGTAACATGGTGCCTCGCCGAGTCACCGCTTCCGAG AAGAGGCAACAAAAAGGAAAAGGCAAACTCCGCCGGTTTCAGGAGAGCTCTTACATGGATCCAAATCAAAGTCTTTGCCTTGGAGCACTGTTTAACATAGCAGCTACAAAT GGCCTAGACATGGGTAGAAGATTATGCATCTTTGGCTTCTGTCGGTCCATTGAAATGCTAAGCGATGTGGTGGAAGATACCGTCTTGGAGCATGGTGGCGAGGTACTTATGTCACCCCTGGAACTATATGTGCCTCTATAA